From Micromonospora carbonacea:
GTCTCCGGCGTGAGGTGTTCGTCGTCAGGCTGCACAGGGGTGGAGCGCCGGCTCACCCGTAGACGCCGCGGGCCTGGTCACGCACGATGCGGCCGCTCTCGATCTCGACGACCCGGCGGCGCATCTGGTTCACGATGTTCGAGTCGTGCGTGACCATCACGACCGTCGTACCGGTGCGGTTGATCCGGTCCAGCAGGCGCATGATCTCGATGGACGTGTCCGGGTCGAGGTTTCCGGTCGGCTCGTCCGCGAGCAGGATCAGCGGGCGGTTCACGAACGCCCGCGCCACGGCCACCCGCTGCTGCTCACCACCGGAGAGCTCGTGCGGGTAGCGGTGCTCCTTGCCACCGAGCCCGACCAGCTCCAGCACCTCGGGCACGACCCGGCGGGCGACCGCCTTGGTCTTGCCGATCACCTCAAGGGCGAACGCCACGTTCTCGTACGCAGTGCGGTTCGGCAGCAGCCGGAAGTCCTGGAAGACGCAGCCGATGGAGCGCCGGAAGTGAGGGCGCTTCCACGACCGCATCGAGGTCACGTCCTTGCTGTTCACGATGACGCGCCCCTTGTTCGGGGTCACCTCGTGCAGCAGCAGCTTGATGATGGTGGACTTGCCGGAGCCGGATGGGCCGATGAAGAAGACGAACTCGCCCTTCTCGATCGAGACGGACACGTTGTCGAGCGAAGGCCGGGACGCCTTCGGGTACGTCTTCGTCACTTGCTCAAGCTGAATCACGGGTGGTGAGTCTACGCGGTGTAATCGATGAGCCAAGCCCCACGCCCCCGTCATGCGGGGCGCGTCGTCGAAACGCCCGGTTAGCAGGAGATCGACGACGCGCTCCGCCCACGGGTGATCACGCAGCGTCGCTGGCGAGCTGCCGCTGCTTGCGCCAGCGGATGCCGGCCTCGATGAAGCTGTCCAGCTCACCGTCGAAGACCGCGCTCGGATTGCCCGTCTCCTGCTCGGTTCTGAGATCCTTCACCATCTGATAGGGGTGCAGCACGTACGAGCGCATCTGGTCGCCCCACGAGCCGGCGGCGTCGGTCTTCAGGCCGTCCAGCTTGGCCTGCTCCTCCTGCCGCTTGCGCTCCAGCAGCCGGGCCTGGAGCACCCGCAGCGCGGACGCCTTGTTCTGTAGCTGGGACTTCTCGTTCTGGCAGGTGACCACGATGCCGGTCGGGATGTGGGTGAGCCGCACGGCCGAGTCGGTGGTGTTGACGCTCTGCCCGCCCGGGCCGGAGGAGCGGTAGACGTCGACCCGCACCTCGTTCTCGGGGATGTCGATGTGGTCGGTCTGCTCGGTGACCGGCAGGACCTCCACGCCGGCGAAACTGGTCTGCCGGCGGCCCTGGTTGTCGAACGGGCTGATCCGCACGAGGCGGTGGGTGCCCGACTCGACGCTGAGGGTGCCGTAGGCGTAGGGGACCTTGACCGCGAACGTCGCGGACTTCAGGCCCGCCTCCTCGGCGTAGGAGGTCTCGTAGACCTCGGTCGGGTAGCCGTGCCGCTCGGCCCAGCGCAGGTACATCCGCAGCAGCATCTCCGCGAAGTCGGCCGCGTCCACCCCGCCCGCGCCGGCCCGGATCGCCACCAGCGCCTCCCGCGAGTCGTACTCGCCGGAGAGCAGGGTGCGGACCTCCATGTCCTGGATGCTCTTGGTGAGCGCGCCAATCTCGGTCTCCACCTCGGCGAGCACGCCGGGGTCGTCCTCGGCCTCGGCCAGCTCCAGCAGCACCCGGGCGTCGTCGAGCCGGGAGCGCAGGCTGCCCAGCTTGTCGATCTCGCCGTTGACGTAGGACAGCTGGGAGGTCACCTGCTGTGCCTTGGCCTGGTCGTCCCACAGGTCCGGCGCGGAGGCCTGCTCCTCGAGCCGGGCCTTGTCCTCGTGCAGCCGGTCGATGTTGAGCACGGCCTCGATGTTGCGCAGGATGGCGTCGAGTTCCTTGAGCTGTTCGGCGTAATCGGCAGCGGTCACGACTGACAAGCGTACTGCGGTGGCCCCGGGTGGGCTTGCCAGCCCCGCGGTCACGAGCCAAAACTGTCCCCGGTGCGGGCGGGAGGCAGCCTGGAGACCGACCGCGCGGCCCGGTGGCGGGGTGACGGGCCGCGCGGTCGACGGCGTCAGCCGACCGGGGCGGACTTCAGCCAGGACAGGGCGGCCTTGTGGTAGGCGACGGCGAACTCCAGCGCGCTGGCGTCGAAGTTGTCGCCCTCCTTCTTGGCGTTCTTCACCTGTTCCCGCACCCGCGCGAGGGCCTCGGTGTGGTATTCATTGGCAGAGGCCTGCAGGTTGCGTAGCTGGTTGGCCGAGTGCAGGCCGCCGAAGGCGATCCGCAGGGCGATCGGGTTGCGGATGGTGTCGCGTCCCGGGTCCTCGGCCAGCCACCGGGAGAACATCCGCTTCCCGGCCGCTGTGATCGCGTAGGGCTGGCTGGAGCGGGGGCCGGGCTTGCCCAGCCGCACCAGACCGCGCTCGGCCAGCACCGGGAGCTCCCGGTAGACCTGGCTGCGGGTCATCGACCAGTACGGGGCGAGCTTGCGCTCGGCGGCGGCCATCAGTTGACCGCCTGTCATGGGACCCTCGTGGAGCAGCCCGAGAAGGGCCGCCGCCGTGGGGTTCACTCCGGAATCCGCCATGCCCATTACGCTGCCACTTTGCCGCCGTGGCGTCCAGGATTTGCCACTTTCGCCACCCGGACGGCTTCCAATGTGCACTGTCGGCCGGCGACAGTCCGTTAAGGGACGGTGACCTGGCGCGCCCCCACCCCGCCGCGGGCGCCCCGCTGGCGCGCGCCCGGGCGTTAGGAAGGGCCCCCTGTGCAACAGAAAGCGCTAACAGGGGGCCCTTCCTTGCGCTCAGCCCATGTGGGGGTAGGTGTGGTCCGTCGGGGGGACGAAGGTCTCCTTGATCGTCCGGGGGGACATCCAGCGCACCAGGTTGTGCCAGGAGCCGGCCTTGTCGTTGGTGCCGCTGGCGCGGGCGCCGCCGAAGGGCTGCTGCCCGACCACCGCCCCGGTCGGCTTGTCGTTGATGTAGAAGTTGCCGGCCGCGTACCGCATCCGCTCGGCCACCGTGTCGACCACCCGGCGGTCGGTGGCGAAGATCGACCCGGTCAGCGCGTACGGGGCGATCGACTCGGCCTGCGCCACCACGTCGTCGAAGCGGGCGTCGTCGAAGACGTGCACGCCGAGGATCGGCCCGAAGTATTCGGTGGTGAACGTCTCGTGCGCGGCGTCGGAGCACTCGAACAGGGTCGGCCGGACGAACCACCCGACCGAGTCGTCGGCGGTGCCGCCGGCCAGCACGGTGCAGGAGGGGTCGCCGGAGATCAGCTCCAGCGCGGCGGTGTGCCGGTCGAACGCCCTCGCGTCGATCACCGCCCCGCCGAAGTTGGTGAAGTCGGTGACGTCGCCGTAGGTCAGCGAGTCGGCGGTGGCGGCCAGCCGGTCCCGCAGCCCGCCGTCCCACAGCGACCGGGGCACGTACGCCCGCGACGCGGCCGAGCACTTCTGGCCCTGGTACTCGTAGGCGCCCCGGATCAGCGCGGTGTGCAGCGCGTCGACGTCGGCGCTGGTGTGCGCGACCACGAAGTCCTTGCCGCCGGTCTCGCCGACCAGGCGGGGGTAGCCCCGGTAGCGGTGGATGTTCTCGCCCACGGTGCGCCACAGGTGCTGGAAGACCTTCGTGGAGCCGGTGAAGTGGATGCCGGCCAGGTCCGGGTCGGCGAGCACCACGTCGGAGACCTCCTCGCCCCGGCCGGTGACCATGTTGATCACGCCGGGCGGCAGGCCGGCCGCCTCGAACAGCCGCATGGTGAAGTGCGCGGCGAACTGCTGGGTCGGGCCGGGCTTCCAGACCACCGTGTTGCCCAGCAGGGCCGGCGCGGACGGCAGGTTGCCGGCGATCGCGGTGAAGTTGAACGGGGTGACCGCGTAGACGAAGCCCTCCAGGGGGCGGTGGTCGAACCGGTTCCACACCCCCGGGGAGGAGAACGGCTGCTCCTCCAGCAGGCCCCGGGCGAAGAACACGTTGAACCGGAGGAAGTCGATCAGCTCGCACGCCGCGTCGATCTCGGCCTGGACGGCGGTCTTCGACTGGCCGAGCATCGTGGCCGCGTTGAGGGTGTCCCGCCAGGGGCCGGCGAGCAGCTCGGCGGCCCGCAGGAAGATCGCCGCGCGCTCGGCGAACGGCAGCGACCGCCACATCGGGGCGGCCGCCTTCGCGGCGGCGACGGCGGCGCGGGCGTCGTCGTGGGTGGCGTGGCCGGTGACGCCGAGCACGTGCGCGTGCCGGTGCGGCTGGACGACGTCGATCGGGTCGCCGCCGGCCATCCGCTGCTCCCCGGCGATGGTCATCGGCAGGTCGATCCGCTCGGCGGCCAGCTCGGCCAGCCTCCGCTGGAGCCGTTCCCGGTCGACGCCGCCCGGCTCGTAGGTGCGGACCGGCTCGTTGTGCGGCTCGGGTACGGAGAACACGGCGTCCATCAGCGCTCCTGGCGATCTCGACAGCGGTGGCGAAACCGGACCCGCGGGCGGCCGGCCGGGTGACCGGACGCCGGGCACCGCGCGGTGTACCGGTCGCGGCGGCGGGACCTGCGCCGATTCTTCCACGGGCCGCCCGCTGCCCCGCTCCGCCCGCTGCCCCGCTCCCGCGGCCGGCCGGTCAGCCCCGGCCGCCCGTCCGCCGGCCAGCACCCGGCCGCCGGCCGACCCCGGCCGCGCCCATGCCGGCCGCCCCGGTCGCGGGCCGGTCCCGTCCGCCGGCCGCCCCGGCTCCCCCCGTCAGCATGGCCCCGGCCCGGCGGCGCGCCCGGCGCGTACCCTGGATGGCCGGTGACCAGCCCGCCGCGTCCCGGCAGCGCCGACGCGGGCCCGGGCGCCCGTCGAAGGGGAGACGATGAGCAACCAGCCCGGCAGCTCCACGGCCGAGGAGCCGGACCAGCCGGTGGAGACCGACCCGGCCGCCGCGCCGGAGCCGGCCGACGAGGCTCTCCAGGTCCCCGAGGCTCTCCCGGCCCCCGGGGGCGCGATCGTCCGCGCCCCCGGCGCGGTCGTGCTCGCGGTGCTGGCGGTCGGCTGGCTGGCGGCGATGCTCTGGTCGACCCGGGCGGCGATCACCTCCGCCCAGGCGGGCGTCACCGCGATCAGCCTCTCCGCGTTCGCGCTGCCCGGGGTGATCTCGGCCGCGCTGGTGGCCGGCGCGGCGGCCGCCCTGGCGGCGGCGAACCTGCTGGCCCGGCGCGGCGTCGACCGGGCCACCCTGCGCTTCGTCGTCGCGACGGGCGCCGGCCTGCTCGTCGGGCTCGCCGCCGCCGTGGTGATCAACCTGACCTACTTCGACAACGCGACCACCAACGTCATCGCCGGCACCGCCGCGGCGGCGGCGACCATCGGCGGCGCGGTGGCCGGCGCCGGCAACGCCCGGGTCGCCGGGGCGGTGGTCACCGCCGCGCTCGGGGCCCTGGTGTTCGTGGTGGCGTTCAGCCGGGCCCGGGACCCCCTGTTCGACCTGTTCGGGGCGGGCGACACCCAGGAGTCCCTGGTCACCGCCGCCAAGTGGGTGTCGCGCACGGAGTCGCTGCTCGCCGGCCTGGTGGCGGGGCTGCTCGCCTTCGCGTACCTGACCTGGGCCCGTCGCCGCGCCCAGCGGCGCGACCCGGCGGCGGGCGACGTCCGCTGGCCCGGTTACCTGCTGGCCGGGGCCGGCCCCGGCCTGCTCCTGCTGCTCGCCGAGGTCGTCATCCGTGTCGGCGGGCGGTCCCTGCTCGACCTCGCCGGCGCGCTGAGCGAGGCGGACTCCGTCGCGCAGACCTCGCTGGGCACCTCCCGGGTGGACAACGGCATCTGGGTGCTCTTCGTCGGCGCGCTCACCGCGCTGATCGCCTTCGGCCGCACCCTGGGC
This genomic window contains:
- a CDS encoding PadR family transcriptional regulator — protein: MADSGVNPTAAALLGLLHEGPMTGGQLMAAAERKLAPYWSMTRSQVYRELPVLAERGLVRLGKPGPRSSQPYAITAAGKRMFSRWLAEDPGRDTIRNPIALRIAFGGLHSANQLRNLQASANEYHTEALARVREQVKNAKKEGDNFDASALEFAVAYHKAALSWLKSAPVG
- the pruA gene encoding L-glutamate gamma-semialdehyde dehydrogenase; this translates as MDAVFSVPEPHNEPVRTYEPGGVDRERLQRRLAELAAERIDLPMTIAGEQRMAGGDPIDVVQPHRHAHVLGVTGHATHDDARAAVAAAKAAAPMWRSLPFAERAAIFLRAAELLAGPWRDTLNAATMLGQSKTAVQAEIDAACELIDFLRFNVFFARGLLEEQPFSSPGVWNRFDHRPLEGFVYAVTPFNFTAIAGNLPSAPALLGNTVVWKPGPTQQFAAHFTMRLFEAAGLPPGVINMVTGRGEEVSDVVLADPDLAGIHFTGSTKVFQHLWRTVGENIHRYRGYPRLVGETGGKDFVVAHTSADVDALHTALIRGAYEYQGQKCSAASRAYVPRSLWDGGLRDRLAATADSLTYGDVTDFTNFGGAVIDARAFDRHTAALELISGDPSCTVLAGGTADDSVGWFVRPTLFECSDAAHETFTTEYFGPILGVHVFDDARFDDVVAQAESIAPYALTGSIFATDRRVVDTVAERMRYAAGNFYINDKPTGAVVGQQPFGGARASGTNDKAGSWHNLVRWMSPRTIKETFVPPTDHTYPHMG
- the ftsE gene encoding cell division ATP-binding protein FtsE, producing the protein MIQLEQVTKTYPKASRPSLDNVSVSIEKGEFVFFIGPSGSGKSTIIKLLLHEVTPNKGRVIVNSKDVTSMRSWKRPHFRRSIGCVFQDFRLLPNRTAYENVAFALEVIGKTKAVARRVVPEVLELVGLGGKEHRYPHELSGGEQQRVAVARAFVNRPLILLADEPTGNLDPDTSIEIMRLLDRINRTGTTVVMVTHDSNIVNQMRRRVVEIESGRIVRDQARGVYG
- the prfB gene encoding peptide chain release factor 2, producing the protein MTAADYAEQLKELDAILRNIEAVLNIDRLHEDKARLEEQASAPDLWDDQAKAQQVTSQLSYVNGEIDKLGSLRSRLDDARVLLELAEAEDDPGVLAEVETEIGALTKSIQDMEVRTLLSGEYDSREALVAIRAGAGGVDAADFAEMLLRMYLRWAERHGYPTEVYETSYAEEAGLKSATFAVKVPYAYGTLSVESGTHRLVRISPFDNQGRRQTSFAGVEVLPVTEQTDHIDIPENEVRVDVYRSSGPGGQSVNTTDSAVRLTHIPTGIVVTCQNEKSQLQNKASALRVLQARLLERKRQEEQAKLDGLKTDAAGSWGDQMRSYVLHPYQMVKDLRTEQETGNPSAVFDGELDSFIEAGIRWRKQRQLASDAA